A window of Borrelia sp. A-FGy1 contains these coding sequences:
- a CDS encoding RlmE family RNA methyltransferase gives MYDVIDRYYQKAKREGYLARSVYKLMEIDEKFSLFSYGNILDIGASPGSFSQYAYSKIKNGVLVAVDLNEMDLHFNSNFYFIKGDISLDNILHKIKFYAPYSLILSDIAPRTTGNRLVDTSNSFNLNIRIVEIATEVLIKGGNLLIKVFQGGEEEQICAVLKDYFRFVKRIRPKAVRKNSFEIYFLSKDFMNWK, from the coding sequence ATGTATGATGTTATTGATAGATATTATCAAAAAGCTAAAAGAGAAGGGTATCTTGCCAGGTCTGTTTATAAGTTAATGGAAATTGATGAGAAGTTTTCTTTGTTTTCTTATGGTAATATATTAGATATTGGAGCATCTCCTGGCAGTTTTTCTCAATATGCTTATAGTAAAATTAAAAATGGTGTACTTGTTGCAGTTGATCTTAATGAAATGGATCTTCATTTTAATAGCAATTTTTATTTTATAAAGGGGGATATATCTCTTGACAATATTTTACATAAAATCAAATTTTATGCTCCTTATAGTTTAATTTTAAGTGACATTGCCCCTAGAACTACTGGTAATAGATTGGTAGATACAAGTAATTCTTTTAATTTAAATATTAGAATAGTAGAAATAGCAACTGAAGTTTTAATTAAGGGTGGAAATTTATTAATTAAGGTTTTTCAGGGAGGAGAAGAAGAGCAAATTTGTGCCGTACTTAAGGATTATTTTAGATTTGTTAAAAGAATAAGGCCTAAAGCTGTCAGGAAAAATTCATTTGAAATTTATTTTTTATCTAAGGATTTTATGAATTGGAAGTAG
- a CDS encoding tetratricopeptide repeat protein yields the protein MKKYIIILALINIIIPVYATISEKEISKDKIDEIYKESMSLKNLKKYNKSKSLLTKIIKKDPNQVDAYLLLSELEYLMENWTEAIKQTKIYLKIIDFNNTINYLDISWAYFLIGESSKSMEYIIKFIENNQNLINTNVHIFIDAILKKGFYHFIEDEDSIFNLIINTIFQIETHDDMLYTLFLQNLDIIKNIPFYLFNKIKIKEIELQMQALKQIKNSINGVAKISYFS from the coding sequence ATGAAAAAATATATAATAATCCTAGCATTAATAAATATTATCATTCCTGTTTATGCAACAATATCTGAAAAAGAAATAAGCAAAGATAAAATTGATGAAATCTATAAAGAATCAATGTCACTAAAAAATCTTAAAAAATATAATAAGTCTAAATCATTATTAACGAAAATTATAAAAAAAGATCCAAACCAAGTTGATGCGTACTTATTACTTTCTGAGCTAGAATATTTGATGGAAAACTGGACAGAAGCAATTAAACAGACAAAAATTTATCTAAAAATAATTGATTTTAATAATACAATAAACTATCTTGACATTTCTTGGGCATATTTTCTCATCGGAGAGTCTAGTAAATCAATGGAATACATAATAAAATTTATTGAAAACAATCAAAATTTAATAAATACTAATGTACATATATTCATTGATGCCATTTTAAAAAAAGGATTTTATCATTTCATCGAAGACGAAGATTCAATATTTAATCTAATTATTAACACTATTTTCCAAATAGAAACACATGATGATATGCTATATACGCTCTTCTTGCAAAACTTAGATATTATAAAAAACATTCCTTTTTATCTATTTAATAAAATTAAAATAAAAGAGATAGAATTACAAATGCAAGCTTTAAAGCAAATTAAAAATTCAATAAATGGTGTGGCTAAAATCTCTTATTTCTCCTAA
- a CDS encoding ABC transporter permease, with protein sequence MFVIFIHSIIFAYLALGVLYTDKIGLLNISVEGVSFLSVFLTSLFIYWGYGIFMSVIMTLLVSFIFGGFLSLLVVKGYDIYITGIGINILCYFLVDFLMRANFGFIPGFSLDISSNLAIYIFVIFFFILLGLSIYIVNYTRVGMVFEFIRSNDYENVLGERNSNYFKSFAIFLSLISASMAGSFLAINLNVYSYNLGLNNGWLAICILYISFSNPWLILPISFLIVFIEYNFFNFQDYVNSYFALSLPFYMAILINILVSLFRRNKRF encoded by the coding sequence ATGTTTGTTATTTTTATACATTCTATAATATTTGCATATTTAGCACTTGGGGTACTTTATACGGATAAAATAGGTCTTTTAAATATATCTGTTGAAGGGGTTTCTTTTTTATCTGTGTTCTTAACTTCTCTTTTTATTTATTGGGGATATGGGATTTTTATGTCAGTTATTATGACGCTTCTTGTTAGTTTTATTTTTGGGGGATTTTTATCTTTACTTGTAGTTAAAGGTTATGATATTTACATAACAGGCATAGGTATTAATATATTGTGTTATTTTTTAGTCGATTTTTTAATGAGAGCTAATTTTGGTTTTATTCCAGGATTTAGCTTGGACATATCGAGTAATTTAGCTATTTATATTTTTGTTATATTCTTTTTTATCTTATTAGGTCTTAGTATTTATATAGTAAATTATACAAGGGTTGGTATGGTTTTTGAGTTTATACGTTCGAATGATTATGAGAATGTATTAGGTGAAAGGAATAGTAATTACTTTAAATCTTTTGCTATTTTTTTATCTTTAATCTCAGCAAGTATGGCTGGTTCATTTCTTGCTATAAATCTTAATGTTTATTCTTATAATTTGGGATTAAATAATGGTTGGCTTGCTATTTGTATATTATATATTTCGTTTTCAAATCCGTGGCTTATTTTACCAATTTCATTTTTGATTGTATTTATTGAATATAATTTTTTCAATTTTCAGGACTATGTAAATTCTTATTTTGCTCTTTCCCTTCCATTTTATATGGCTATATTAATTAATATATTGGTTTCGCTTTTTAGGAGAAATAAGAGATTTTAG
- a CDS encoding ABC transporter permease, producing the protein MKSFRKGYIFLIFSFNVFFLSYFFDTFFSFFYIKAIFWNFILLLLIATGISTCARSNNLNLGHEGQVYFGAYLAYVFCELFGLTYFNFALIMILSSFLVSLIGIIPFFLAFFFGVNEMLTGLLLSYGNQRLVDGLISKLLVSNGALNQTKSIHRIFTLDTSLPYLLLFGFLIWLICIFIHKRTILGLKLEILSDRKMLSKFFSVNEFKYKFYTVFTSAFLNGLVGSIFVIFFKNYLFLGLTSGLGWSGFIVAVISGFNYMYVLCFSLFFSMLNEFNNYLKINYSFKYEFIGLYQAVSIFLSLFFINSGKK; encoded by the coding sequence ATGAAATCCTTTAGAAAAGGATACATATTTCTGATTTTTTCATTTAATGTGTTTTTTCTTAGTTATTTTTTTGATACTTTTTTTAGTTTTTTTTATATTAAGGCAATATTTTGGAATTTTATATTGCTTTTGTTGATTGCTACGGGGATTTCTACTTGTGCTAGAAGCAATAACTTGAATCTTGGGCATGAGGGTCAAGTTTATTTTGGAGCATATTTAGCTTATGTATTTTGTGAATTATTTGGGCTTACATATTTTAATTTTGCATTAATAATGATTTTAAGTTCATTTTTAGTTAGTCTTATAGGAATTATTCCTTTTTTTTTAGCATTCTTTTTCGGAGTAAATGAAATGCTTACAGGTCTTTTGTTGTCTTATGGAAATCAGAGATTAGTGGATGGGCTTATATCAAAGCTTTTAGTTTCAAATGGGGCTTTGAATCAGACAAAGAGTATTCATAGAATATTTACTCTTGATACTTCTTTGCCATATTTGCTTTTATTTGGGTTTTTAATTTGGTTAATTTGTATTTTTATACATAAGAGAACTATTTTGGGATTAAAGCTTGAGATATTAAGCGATAGAAAGATGTTGAGTAAGTTTTTTAGCGTTAATGAGTTTAAATATAAATTTTATACGGTATTTACTAGTGCTTTTCTTAATGGACTTGTAGGTTCAATATTTGTCATTTTTTTTAAAAATTATTTATTTTTAGGATTAACTTCGGGACTTGGTTGGAGTGGATTTATTGTGGCTGTAATTTCTGGATTTAATTATATGTATGTATTGTGCTTTAGTTTGTTTTTTTCAATGTTAAATGAGTTTAATAATTATCTTAAGATAAATTATTCTTTTAAATATGAATTTATTGGTTTATATCAAGCTGTATCTATTTTTTTATCTTTATTTTTTATTAATTCAGGTAAAAAATAA
- a CDS encoding ATP-binding cassette domain-containing protein, giving the protein MVEFKKIVKFFPDIERPILDNINLKIEESKILTVIGRNGEGKSTLSKIIAGVIHFDSGYVIVDNRIQKNWNVDKAKRNGIYLVSQVPKLNMNLKVWEYLNIYWFDSKFFVPMNKSKTYRYYKWIRQFYNINFNLDKRIQDLNIKEIYLLLIISSLKKNAKIIIFDESIAYFSQKEAKEFIGLLENLKKAGVTSLFITHREIGNVINFSDEFVILKGGKCFRTTNKETILKKLEIPTNKFIYTNINYDKSNEDFIKFSLFFEDFWKYDINFSLKERGVFGIIAEEAVIKTWEKLFLGEIPFVGCIKVNGKRYEYINFYDLKAGFLPLGIGNLFSDDSTILDSFLTKIMSFEDEIFIKESTINKLKEFFKKDMEYGDDKINKTFYSKSFSFSGGTLKKLALFREKYITKSFLICFSPLSNLDYKAYNEIAIFIRNFAKQKPVLLITPNLDELFLLSDDVLAIKTGEVVLRMKREYINKMSLKELLFI; this is encoded by the coding sequence ATGGTAGAGTTTAAGAAAATAGTCAAATTTTTTCCAGATATTGAGAGACCCATTCTAGATAATATTAATTTAAAGATTGAGGAATCCAAGATTTTGACTGTAATTGGTAGAAATGGAGAAGGGAAAAGTACTTTATCTAAAATCATAGCTGGGGTTATTCATTTTGATAGTGGGTATGTAATTGTAGATAATAGAATACAGAAAAATTGGAATGTGGATAAGGCAAAGCGGAATGGTATTTATCTTGTATCTCAAGTACCAAAACTTAATATGAATTTGAAAGTATGGGAGTATCTTAATATTTATTGGTTTGATTCTAAATTTTTTGTTCCAATGAATAAATCTAAGACCTATAGGTATTACAAGTGGATTAGACAGTTTTATAATATTAATTTTAATCTAGACAAGAGAATACAAGATTTAAATATTAAAGAGATATACCTTTTACTTATAATTTCTTCTCTTAAGAAGAATGCAAAGATTATTATTTTTGATGAAAGTATAGCTTACTTTTCTCAAAAAGAAGCCAAAGAATTTATTGGATTGCTTGAAAATCTTAAGAAGGCAGGTGTCACTTCTCTTTTTATTACGCATAGAGAAATTGGAAATGTTATAAATTTTAGCGATGAATTTGTTATTTTAAAAGGTGGGAAATGCTTTAGAACAACAAATAAAGAGACAATACTTAAAAAGCTTGAAATACCTACTAATAAATTTATTTATACAAATATTAATTATGATAAGTCAAATGAAGATTTTATAAAATTTAGTTTATTTTTTGAAGATTTCTGGAAATATGATATTAATTTTTCTTTAAAAGAAAGAGGGGTTTTTGGAATTATTGCAGAAGAAGCTGTAATAAAAACATGGGAGAAGTTATTTTTAGGAGAAATTCCGTTTGTGGGGTGCATAAAGGTTAATGGGAAAAGATATGAATATATTAATTTTTATGACTTAAAGGCAGGATTTTTACCTTTAGGTATTGGAAATTTGTTTTCTGATGATAGTACTATATTAGATAGCTTTTTAACAAAAATAATGAGTTTTGAAGATGAAATTTTTATTAAGGAATCTACTATTAATAAACTTAAAGAATTTTTTAAGAAAGATATGGAATATGGTGATGACAAGATAAATAAGACTTTTTATTCTAAGTCTTTTTCATTTTCTGGGGGAACTTTGAAAAAACTTGCTCTTTTTAGGGAAAAGTATATTACAAAGAGTTTTTTGATTTGTTTTTCCCCTCTTAGTAATCTGGATTATAAGGCATATAATGAAATAGCCATTTTTATTCGTAATTTTGCTAAGCAAAAGCCTGTATTATTAATTACTCCTAATTTAGATGAGCTATTTCTTCTATCTGATGATGTTTTAGCTATTAAAACTGGTGAAGTTGTTTTGAGGATGAAGAGAGAGTATATAAATAAAATGAGTCTAAAGGAATTGTTATTTATATGA